From Anopheles darlingi chromosome 2, idAnoDarlMG_H_01, whole genome shotgun sequence, the proteins below share one genomic window:
- the LOC125951280 gene encoding phenylalanine--tRNA ligase alpha subunit — protein MQDISERILKYIDEHGEVDTLDLAAVFLEDHQKIVGGVKSIEANGDLIRSQPSTRKSWKLTAEGEHILQHGSHEANIFHAVPSAGIAQAELMKSGKNPKAGFSKAMSNGWIYIDKSGGAPLVRRKAEAIEDDVLACLKEIVAGRESAVPDNIKGDYKKRKILEETVTKSFLLSKGPEFATSLKKLETDLTVEMLASGLWKDLKFKAYNFDALGATPGRGQLHPLMKVRTEFRQIFLEMGFSEMPTNNFVESCFWNFDALYVPQQHPARDQQDTFFVSHPQQSSKFPLPLIESVRESHERGTDGSIGYRYEWKLDEARKNVLRTHTTGVSARMLYKVANQPGGFRPVKYFSIDKVFRNETLDATHLAEFHQVEGVVADYNITLGDLIGTFNAFFNKLGITELEYKPTFNPYTEPSMEIFCFHPGLQRWIEVGNSGMFRPEMLRPLGVPEGVNVIAWGLSLERPTMIKYGLNNIRDLIGPKVDLKMVQDGPICRMNC, from the exons ATGCAAGATATTTCGGAACGCATTTTGAAGTACATCGACGAACACGGGGAGGTCGATACGCTCGATCTAGCCGCGGTGTTCCTGGAGGATCACCAGAAAATCGTCGGTGGTGTGAAGAGTATCGAGGCTAACGGAGATCTGATTCGCTCCCAACCGAGCACCCGAAAGTCCTGGAAACTTACGGCCGAAGGGGAGCACATCCTCCAGCATGGCAGCCACGAGGCCAACATTTTCCACGCAGTACCGAGCGCGGGCATCGCGCAAGCCGAGCTAATGAAG TCCGGAAAGAACCCAAAGGCAGGCTTCAGCAAGGCAATGTCCAACGGTTGGATTTACATCGATAAAAGCGGAGGCGCACCGCTAGTTCGTCGCAAGGCGGAAGCGATCGAGGATGACGTGTTGGCCTGTCTGAAGGAGATTGTCGCCGGTCGAGAGTCTGCGGTTCCCGATAACATCAAGGGCGACTACAAGAAGCGCAAAATTCTTGAGGAAACGGTCACCAAAAGCTTCCTCCTCTCGAAGGGCCCGGAATTTGCGACGTCGCTGAAGAAGCTAGAGACCGACCTGACGGTCGAGATGTTGGCCAGCGGGCTGTGGAAGGATTTGAAATTCAAGGCGTACAATTTCGATGCCCTGGGTGCAACTCCTGGCCGTGGGCAGCTCCATCCGCTGATGAAAGTGCGCACCGAGTTCCGGCAAATTTTCCTCGAAATGGGTTTCTCCGAGATGCCGACAAATAACTTCGTGGAATCCTGCTTCTGGAATTTTGACGCCCTGTATGTTCCACAGCAGCACCCGGCTCGCGACCAACAGGACACATTCTTCGTGTCCCATCCACAGCAGAGCAGTAAATTCCCGTTGCCCCTGATCGAAAGTGTTCGCGAATCGCACGAGCGTGGCACGGACGGATCGATCGGGTATCGGTACGAGTGGAAGCTAGACGAGGCCCGGAAAAACGTTCTGCGGACGCACACGACCGGCGTAAGTGCCCGGATGCTGTACAAGGTAGCGAACCAACCGGGCGGCTTCCGACCGGTCAAGTACTTCAGCATTGACAAGGTGTTCCGCAACGAAACGCTCGATGCTACCCATTTGGCCGAGTTTCACCAGGTCGAGGGTGTGGTGGCCGACTATAACATTACGCTTGGTGATCTGATCGGTACGTTCAATGCTTTCTTTAACAAGCTCGGTATCACCGAGCTGGAGTACAAGCCTACCTTCAACCCGTACACCGAACCGTCGATGGAAATATTCTGCTTCCATCCGGGGCTTCAACGATGGATAGAGGTGGGTAATTCGGGCATGTTCCGACCCGAGATGCTGCGTCCTCTAGGAGTACCGGAGGGTGTGAACGTTATCGCTTGGGGATTGTCACTAGAACGGCCAACCATGATCAAGTACGGCTTAAATAACATTCGCGATCTAATCGGCCCGAAGGTGGACCTCAAAATGGTGCAAGATGGACCCATCTGCCGCATGAATTGCTAA